From the Pseudomonas sp. VD-NE ins genome, the window CCCGCGCCGCTGGCAACTGGGCTACATGCCCCGCTAACGGATTCCTCAACCAACGCTCATGTAGGAGCTGTCGAGTGAAACGAGGCTGCGATCTTTTGATCTTGCTTTTAAAGATCAAGATCAACAGATCGCAGCGTGCCGCAGCTCCTACAGAGATCGTGTTTCGCTGCAAGCGCTGCGATCCTTTGCGGTCTGCAATGCTTTATCATGGCCGCAGTTTTGCTGATCGAGTCCGTCATGAAGTTTGCCATTGCGCTGTTTTCCGCCGCCCATGCGCCCTCCTCGCGCCGCGCCCTGCTGCTTGCGCAAGCCGCGCTGGCCGGTGGGCATGAAATTGTCCGGCTGTTTTTCTATCAGGACGGCGTTTACAACGCTTCGGATGCGCTAGTCACCCCGCAGGACGAACTCGACCTGCCCAAACAATGGCGCACCTTCATCACCGAACAGAAGCTGGACGGCGTGGTGTGCATCGCCGCCGCCCTGCGCCGTGGTGCGCTAAATGCTGAAGAAGCCAAGCGCTACCAGCGTGAAGCGATTTCGGTCAGCGCGCCGTGGGAATTGTCTGGCCTCGGTCAACTGCATGATGCGGTACAAGATGCTGACCGCTTGATCTGCTTCGGAGGTGCATGAGGTGGCCAAGTCCCTGTTGATCATCAGCCGTCAATCGCCATGGTCTGGCCCCGCTGCCCGTGAAGCGCTGGACATCGTGTTGGCCGGTGGCGCCTTCGATCTGCCCATCGGTTTGCTGTTTCTCGATGATGGTGTGCTGCAACTCGCCGCCGGGCAGAACGCCAAGGCCCTGCAACAGAAAGACCTCAGCGCCAACCTGCAGGCACTGCCGATGTTCGGTGTAGAAGAACTGTTTTATTGCGCAGAGAGCGCCGACACTCGCGGTCTCGGCACTCTGTCGCTGGACGACGCGCAGCCGCTCGCCGCCGAGCAAATCACCGCCCTTATTGACCGTTACGACCAGGTGATCACCCTCTGATGTCGACTTTGCATGTGTTGTCTCATTCCCCGTTCGGCGACGATCGCCTGACCAGTTGCCTGCGCCTGATCGGCAGCGCTGATGCTTTGCTGCTCTGCGGCGATGCGGTGTATGCGTTGCAGCCGGGCACCGCGCCATTCACGGCACTGCAAAACCGCCAGATCAAATTGTTGGTTCTGGCCGAAGATGCACAGGCTCGCGCCATCGAAGTCCCGGACTGGGCCGAAGCGATCGATTACCCGACCTTCGTCGAGCTGTCGATCCATCACGATAAGGTCAACAGCTGGCTATGAATTCCATGACCGTCGGCGCCCGCGCCATCGAACTGGACAAGGACGGTTTTCTTGTCGACTTGAGCGACTGGTCGGCTGATGTCGCCAGCGCCCTCGCCGCTGCCGAAGAGATCGAGTTGACCCCGGAGCACTGGGAAGTCCTCGAACTGCTGCGCAGCTTCTACGAAGAATTCCAGCTGTCCCCGGCCACGCGCCCATTGATCAAGTACACCGCGCTGAAACTCGGCCCGGACAAAGGCAACAGCCTGCACCTGAACCGACTGTTCAAAGGCACCCCCGCCAAACTCGCCGCGAAACTGGCGGGCCTGCCCAAACCGACGAATTGCTTATGACCGACTTTCCAGCACTGACCCTCGAAACACCTGCCGAGCACCCGTTCGCCCAGTTCGTGCGCATCCTCGGCAAGGGCAAACGCGGTGCCCGCGACCTGACGCGCGAGGAAGCCCGGGAAGCCATGGGCCTGGTGCTCGACGACAAGGTTGAAGACACCCAGCTCGGCGCGTTCCTGATGTTGTTGCGACACAAGGAAGAAAGCGCAGAGGAAATGGCCGGGTTCACCGAAGCCCTGCGCGAGCGCCTGCAGGCGCCGGCGCTGAACGTCGACCTGGACTGGCCGACTTACGCTGGCAAGAAGCGCCATCTGCCATGGTATCTGCTGGCGGCCAAGTGTCTGGCGCAAAACGGCGTGCGCATCTTCATGCACGGCGGCGGCGCACATACCGCCGGGCGAATGTACAGCGAGCAACTGCTCGGTGAGTTGAACATTCCGTTGTGCCGCACCTGGCAGCAGGTCGGCACGGCGCTGGACAACGGCGGCCTGGCCTTCATGCCGCTGGTGGACTGGGCGCCGCAGTTGCAGAAGATGATCGACCTGCGCAACACCTTGGGCCTACGCTCACCGATTCATTCGCTGGCGCGGATTCTCAATCCGTTGGGCGCGCGCTGTGGCCTGCAAAGTATTTTCCATCCTGGCTATCAAGCAGTGCACCGTGATGCCAGCGGCCTGCTCGGCGACACGGCGATTGTGGTCAAGGGCGATGGCGGCGAAATCGAGATCAACCCGGATGCCGACAGCCACCTCTACGGCACCACCGGCGGCGAGAGCTGGGACGAGGAATGGCCGCAATTGTCGGCGCAACGCCACGTCAAACCGGCGACCCTGGACGTTGAACATCTGAAAGCCGTCTGGCGTGGCGAGGTGGTCGACAGCTACCCGCAAATGGCCCTGATTGCGACCATGGCCCTGGCCTTGCGCGGCCTCGGTCAAAACCGTGAGCAAGCCTTCGCAACCGCCGAGCACTACTGGGCTGCGCGGAACAAATCGATTTAACCGATCATTCGCGCCCGATCTTTGCGCTTTTTGTTCGAACTCATCGGAATAGACTCGACTCCAACGATTATTGGTTTACGGAGTCTTGATCATGGGTTTACTCGTCGATGGCCACTGGCAGGACAAGTGGTACGAAAGCAGCAAGGACGGCGCGTTCCAGCGCGAACAGGCCAAGCGCCGCAACTGGGTCACCGCTGACGGTGAACCCGGCCCCAGCGGTGAAGGCGGTTTTGCCGCAGAAGCCGGGCGCTATCACCTCTACGTTTCCCTCGCCTGCCCATGGGCGCATCGCACGTTGATCCTGCGCAAGCTCAAAGGCCTGGAAAGCCTCATCGACGTTTCGGTGGTCAGTTGGTTGATGCTGGAAAACGGCTGGACCTTCGACACGGCACTCGGCTCGACCGGCGACAAGCTCGATGGCTTTGAATTCATGCATCAGCGCTACACCGCCGACACTGCCGATTACACTGGCCGCGTCACCGTACCGGTGCTGTGGGACAGGAAGCTCAAACGCATCGTCAGCAATGAATCAGCGGAAATCATCCGCATGTTCAACAGCGCCTTTGATGATTTGACCGGCAACGATCTGGATTTCTACCCGGCGCCATTACGCGGCGAGATCGATGCGCTGAACGAGCGGATCTATCCGGCGGTAAACAACGGCGTGTATCGCGCAGGTTTTGCCACGTCGCAACAGGCTTATGAAGAAGCGTTCGATGAGGTGTTTGCCGAACTCGATCACCTTGAGCGCGTTTTGGGCGCCAACCGTTATCTGAGCGGGGAATACCTGACTGAAGCGGACATCCGCCTGTTCACCACGATGATTCGTTTCGACGCGGTGTATCACGGTCACTTCAAGTGCAACCTGCGGCGGATTGCCGATTACCCGAATCTGTCGAACTGGCTGCGTGAGCTGTATCAGCTGCCGGGGATTGCCGAGACGGTGGATTTCCAGCACATCAAGAACCACTACTACGGCAGTCACAAAACCATTAACCCGACAGGGATTGTGCCGAAGGGGCCGGGGCAGGATTTCACCGTGGCGCATGATCGGGCGCGGTTGAGCGGCAAAGGGGTTTGGCGCCGGGGCTGAAATTTGTATTGTTTTTGAGGGCCCCATCGCTGGCAAGCCAGCTCCCACAGGGATTTTGGTGATGCTGAAGACTGCAGCTTCAACACAAAACCTGTGGGAGCTG encodes:
- the tusD gene encoding sulfurtransferase complex subunit TusD yields the protein MKFAIALFSAAHAPSSRRALLLAQAALAGGHEIVRLFFYQDGVYNASDALVTPQDELDLPKQWRTFITEQKLDGVVCIAAALRRGALNAEEAKRYQREAISVSAPWELSGLGQLHDAVQDADRLICFGGA
- the tusC gene encoding sulfurtransferase complex subunit TusC, translating into MAKSLLIISRQSPWSGPAAREALDIVLAGGAFDLPIGLLFLDDGVLQLAAGQNAKALQQKDLSANLQALPMFGVEELFYCAESADTRGLGTLSLDDAQPLAAEQITALIDRYDQVITL
- the tusB gene encoding sulfurtransferase complex subunit TusB, coding for MSTLHVLSHSPFGDDRLTSCLRLIGSADALLLCGDAVYALQPGTAPFTALQNRQIKLLVLAEDAQARAIEVPDWAEAIDYPTFVELSIHHDKVNSWL
- a CDS encoding TusE/DsrC/DsvC family sulfur relay protein, whose product is MNSMTVGARAIELDKDGFLVDLSDWSADVASALAAAEEIELTPEHWEVLELLRSFYEEFQLSPATRPLIKYTALKLGPDKGNSLHLNRLFKGTPAKLAAKLAGLPKPTNCL
- a CDS encoding glycosyl transferase family protein, with translation MTDFPALTLETPAEHPFAQFVRILGKGKRGARDLTREEAREAMGLVLDDKVEDTQLGAFLMLLRHKEESAEEMAGFTEALRERLQAPALNVDLDWPTYAGKKRHLPWYLLAAKCLAQNGVRIFMHGGGAHTAGRMYSEQLLGELNIPLCRTWQQVGTALDNGGLAFMPLVDWAPQLQKMIDLRNTLGLRSPIHSLARILNPLGARCGLQSIFHPGYQAVHRDASGLLGDTAIVVKGDGGEIEINPDADSHLYGTTGGESWDEEWPQLSAQRHVKPATLDVEHLKAVWRGEVVDSYPQMALIATMALALRGLGQNREQAFATAEHYWAARNKSI
- a CDS encoding glutathione S-transferase family protein, with the protein product MGLLVDGHWQDKWYESSKDGAFQREQAKRRNWVTADGEPGPSGEGGFAAEAGRYHLYVSLACPWAHRTLILRKLKGLESLIDVSVVSWLMLENGWTFDTALGSTGDKLDGFEFMHQRYTADTADYTGRVTVPVLWDRKLKRIVSNESAEIIRMFNSAFDDLTGNDLDFYPAPLRGEIDALNERIYPAVNNGVYRAGFATSQQAYEEAFDEVFAELDHLERVLGANRYLSGEYLTEADIRLFTTMIRFDAVYHGHFKCNLRRIADYPNLSNWLRELYQLPGIAETVDFQHIKNHYYGSHKTINPTGIVPKGPGQDFTVAHDRARLSGKGVWRRG